One genomic window of Vicia villosa cultivar HV-30 ecotype Madison, WI unplaced genomic scaffold, Vvil1.0 ctg.001793F_1_1, whole genome shotgun sequence includes the following:
- the LOC131636605 gene encoding endonuclease 2-like: MEGSKIQLVAILSLIFLVQNIQGWGEEGHAITCKIAQARLTDAAADAVKELLPAYANDDLSSVCTWADRVKFALRWTSALHYADTPPKLCNFNYARDCKDLNGVKDVCVVGAINNYTTQLLDYGKKDTEYNLTQALLFLSHFMGDVHQPLHTGFTTDKGGNTIDVHWYTRKQNLHHVWDANIIETAQERFYDNNIDEYFKDIQTNITKTWKDEVADWEACGSDLATCPDVYASEGVKDACEYAYKDAPEDATLEDDYFLSRLPIVSLRLAQGGVRLAATLNNIFV, encoded by the exons ATGGAGGGTAGCAAAATTCAGTTAGTGGCAATATTGTCACTCATTTTTTTGGTTCAAAACATTCAAGGGTGGGGAGAAGAAGGACATGCCATTACTTGTAAGATTGCTCAGGCTCGTCTGACCGATGCCGCGGCAGATGCTGTGAAAGAATTGCTGCCTGCTTATGCGAATGATGATTTGTCAAGTGTTTGTACATGGGCTGATCGCGTTAAGTTTGCGCTTCGTTGGACGTCTGCTCTGCACTACGCCGATACTCCTCCTAAGCTTTGCAATTTCAATTACGCCA GGGATTGCAAGGATTTGAATGGTGTGAAAGATGTATGTGTTGTAGGAGCAATTAACAATTACACTACTCAGCTTCTTGACTATGGCAAAAAAGACACAGAAT ACAATCTTACACAAGCACTTCTTTTCCTTTCTCATTTTATGGGAGATGTCCATCAG CCTCTACATACTGGTTTTACTACAGACAAGGGAGGAAATACAATTGATgttcattggtacacaaggaaaCAAAATCTTCACCAT GTTTGGGATGCTAACATTATTGAAACAGCACAAGAAAGATTCTATGACAATAACATAGATGAATACTTCAAAGACATTCAAACAAATATCACG AAAACATGGAAGGATGAAGTAGCAGATTGGGAAGCATGCGGTTCTGATCTGGCCACATGCCCAGATGTTTATGCATCTGAAGGTGTTAAGGATGCTTGTGAATACGCATATAAAGATGCCCCTGAAGATGCTACACTAGAAG ATGATTACTTCCTATCGCGTTTGCCGATCGTCAGTTTGCGATTAGCTCAAGGAGGAGTTCGATTGGCAGCAACcctcaataatatttttgtgtga
- the LOC131636608 gene encoding uncharacterized protein LOC131636608, whose translation MIQIPITHKINHLFNILHPQTSSIVLNVGQLCFLFLALLATFHSIFLLKFRKKTPSISPLIAEYDDYTDDEDETCSISSASSESEDDEEEVEEENRTGEYFRFRGDDGDGGFLSSCRSIGDMFSLSEITNSKSVVKLWDTIGLGLGFGLDDSDCNYDGSIVAVYGTDEKLRASSEVWDTRVRRRIPAVIGEWAPGIGKTVGIVSGGRQKIYVRDDGRCKLTVGDTRNVISPLGYVTESQLDLWWPNSYMLKI comes from the coding sequence atgattcaaatTCCTATAACGCACAAAATAAACCATCTCTTCAATATTCTTCATCCTCAAACCTCTTCCATAGTTCTCAATGTCGGCCAACTATGCTTTCTTTTTCTCGCTCTTCTCGCCACCTTTCACTCCATTTTCCTCCTCAAATTCCGCAAAAAAACTCCTTCTATCTCTCCTCTCATAGCCGAGTATGATGATTACACCGATGACGAAGATGAAACATGTTCGATATCGTCCGCATCATCGGAGTCTGAAGACGACGAAGAAGAggtagaagaagaaaatagaaCCGGCGAGTATTTCCGATTTAGAGGTGATGACGGTGACGGTGGATTTCTAAGTAGTTGTCGCAGCATCGGTGATATGTTCTCGCTTTCGGAGATTACGAATAGTAAAAGCGTTGTGAAATTATGGGATACCAtaggattagggttagggtttgggTTAGACGATTCTGATTGTAATTACGACGGAAGTATCGTTGCGGTTTACGGCACTGACGAGAAGTTGAGAGCGTCGTCGGAGGTTTGGGACACGAGGGTCCGGCGTAGGATACCGGCGGTGATCGGGGAATGGGCGCCTGGTATCGGAAAGACAGTTGGAATTGTTTCCGGTGGTCGGCAGAAGATTTACGTGAGAGATGACGGACGTTGTAAGTTGACGGTTGGTGATACGAGGAATGTGATCTCGCCGTTAGGATATGTAACGGAATCACAACTGGATTTGTGGTGGCCGAATTCCTACATGCTTAAAATTTGA